One genomic region from Microcystis panniformis FACHB-1757 encodes:
- the psaC gene encoding photosystem I iron-sulfur center protein PsaC: MSHSVKIYDTCIGCTQCVRACPLDVLEMVPWDGCKAAQIASSPRTEDCIGCKRCETACPTDFLSIRVYLGAETTRSMGLAY; encoded by the coding sequence ATGTCTCATAGCGTTAAAATTTACGATACCTGTATCGGTTGCACCCAATGCGTTCGGGCTTGTCCCCTCGACGTGCTGGAAATGGTTCCTTGGGATGGCTGTAAAGCTGCCCAGATTGCCTCCTCCCCCCGCACGGAAGACTGTATTGGTTGCAAACGTTGCGAAACCGCTTGTCCGACGGATTTCTTAAGCATTCGGGTTTATCTCGGAGCAGAAACCACCCGCAGTATGGGTCTAGCCTACTAG